Proteins encoded together in one Terriglobus saanensis SP1PR4 window:
- a CDS encoding proline iminopeptidase-family hydrolase, which yields MNRRDVLKYSAYAAAFSASPSLVSAQKTSNSELLTRGDALNPSGIRMAGIQMIPVVGGKYKVWTKRIGSGPIKVLLLHGGPGATHEYLEAMESFLPQAGIEMYYYDQLGVGNSDVPDDPALWTLPRYLSEVEEVRRGLGLDHFVLYGHSWGGILAMEYALTYPQHLRGLVISNMTAGIQSYLKRIAVLKAQMLSPEMRSRLDALEAAKDYDNPEYSRIVEENLYPQVLCRTKPWPEPFDRSFRHLNQKIYNQMQGKSEFEVTGNLKDWERWDRLHEIKVKTLTMGATYDEMDPADMKKMATMMPNASYAFCPNGSHMALWDDQAVYFKQLLAFLGSV from the coding sequence ATGAACCGCCGAGATGTCTTGAAGTACTCTGCTTATGCGGCCGCATTCTCTGCTTCTCCATCGCTCGTTTCCGCACAGAAGACCTCCAATTCGGAGTTGCTCACGCGCGGGGATGCTTTGAATCCAAGCGGAATCCGCATGGCGGGTATCCAGATGATTCCCGTCGTAGGAGGCAAGTATAAGGTCTGGACGAAGCGGATTGGTTCCGGACCGATCAAAGTGTTATTGCTGCACGGAGGGCCTGGAGCAACGCACGAGTATCTCGAAGCCATGGAGTCCTTCCTGCCGCAGGCGGGCATCGAGATGTACTACTACGACCAGCTTGGTGTGGGTAACTCCGATGTTCCCGATGACCCGGCGCTTTGGACTTTGCCGCGTTACCTGAGCGAAGTGGAAGAGGTTCGTCGCGGGCTGGGCCTGGACCACTTTGTTCTCTACGGCCACTCGTGGGGTGGCATCCTCGCGATGGAGTATGCGCTGACTTATCCGCAGCATCTGCGCGGTTTGGTGATCTCGAATATGACGGCGGGCATCCAGTCTTATTTGAAGCGAATTGCCGTGCTTAAAGCGCAGATGCTTTCGCCTGAGATGCGGTCGCGATTGGACGCACTGGAAGCTGCGAAAGACTATGACAATCCCGAGTACTCAAGGATTGTGGAGGAGAACCTCTACCCGCAGGTGCTTTGTCGCACGAAGCCTTGGCCCGAACCATTTGACCGTTCGTTTCGCCACTTAAACCAGAAGATCTACAACCAGATGCAGGGCAAGAGCGAATTCGAAGTGACGGGCAACCTGAAGGATTGGGAGCGCTGGGACCGGCTCCATGAGATCAAAGTGAAGACACTTACGATGGGCGCGACTTACGACGAGATGGATCCTGCCGACATGAAAAAGATGGCGACCATGATGCCGAACGCCAGTTATGCCTTCTGTCCCAATGGAAGCCACATGGCCTTATGGGACGATCAGGCCGTCTACTTCAAGCAGCTTCTCGCTTTCCTGGGCAGCGTGTAA
- a CDS encoding penicillin-binding transpeptidase domain-containing protein, whose amino-acid sequence MKKLSVLPVLLALVLLATGTLSATARSARAHAKVGRVHESPRAAAKMSRLQHGRRSATAPVVAGARRRGRRGASAKNIIVASHGRRQVRWAEHFSAPSFAENVDNLTLGDVSAGEDPIVRASLIQALGNMNGTALAIDPKTGRLLAMVNQKLALGPGAEPCSTIKLSVALAALSEGLIKQDTPVNIGGHYSLDLTHALAKSVNPFFEVLGRQLGFERVKHYANELGLGELAGYNVRGEQLGTYPSEELPKSQGGVGRMCSFGEGISMTPMQLGAIVSAIANGGTLYYLQHPTTPEEIANFSPKVKRQLNIGPIIPEILPGMAGAVNFSNGTGRSVRANFSEFPVMGKTGTCSNNGTRYGWFGSFADTPNGRIVAVFFLTGGRPTFGPKAAELSGMFYRALADRSYFLRASNTTVPATTPAIGPGQQ is encoded by the coding sequence ATGAAGAAGTTGAGTGTTTTGCCTGTACTACTTGCCCTGGTTCTGTTGGCGACTGGAACGTTGAGCGCGACGGCGCGTAGCGCGCGTGCTCATGCCAAGGTAGGAAGGGTGCACGAGTCTCCTCGCGCGGCTGCGAAGATGTCTCGCCTGCAGCATGGAAGACGTTCCGCCACGGCCCCGGTTGTGGCTGGAGCGCGACGCAGGGGCAGACGCGGAGCTTCTGCCAAAAACATTATTGTGGCTTCACACGGACGCCGACAAGTGCGTTGGGCTGAGCATTTTTCGGCACCGTCGTTTGCGGAGAACGTCGACAACCTGACGCTGGGCGATGTGAGCGCGGGAGAAGATCCGATTGTGCGCGCTTCGCTGATCCAGGCGTTGGGCAATATGAATGGAACGGCGTTGGCAATCGATCCCAAGACGGGTCGTCTGTTGGCAATGGTGAACCAGAAGCTTGCACTGGGCCCGGGTGCAGAGCCCTGCTCCACGATCAAGCTGAGCGTGGCGCTGGCGGCGCTCTCTGAGGGTTTGATCAAGCAGGACACGCCGGTGAATATCGGTGGGCACTACAGCCTGGATCTGACGCATGCGCTGGCGAAGTCGGTGAATCCGTTCTTCGAAGTGCTGGGACGTCAGCTTGGGTTTGAGCGCGTGAAGCATTATGCGAACGAGCTTGGTCTCGGCGAACTGGCTGGCTACAACGTGCGCGGCGAGCAGTTGGGAACGTATCCGAGCGAAGAGCTTCCCAAGTCGCAGGGTGGCGTGGGCCGTATGTGTTCGTTTGGCGAAGGCATCTCGATGACGCCGATGCAGCTGGGCGCGATTGTGTCTGCGATTGCCAATGGCGGCACGCTGTATTATCTGCAACATCCGACTACGCCGGAGGAGATTGCGAACTTCTCTCCCAAGGTGAAGCGTCAGCTGAACATTGGACCGATCATTCCGGAGATCCTTCCCGGTATGGCAGGCGCGGTGAACTTCTCCAACGGTACGGGACGCAGTGTGCGGGCTAACTTTTCCGAGTTTCCTGTGATGGGCAAGACGGGAACGTGCTCGAACAACGGCACGCGGTACGGCTGGTTTGGATCGTTTGCGGACACGCCGAACGGGCGCATCGTGGCGGTGTTCTTCCTTACGGGCGGACGTCCCACGTTTGGGCCGAAGGCTGCCGAACTGAGCGGTATGTTCTATCGCGCACTGGCGGACAGAAGCTATTTCCTGCGGGCTTCGAATACTACGGTGCCTGCAACGACTCCGGCGATTGGGCCGGGACAACAGTAA
- a CDS encoding bifunctional ADP-dependent NAD(P)H-hydrate dehydratase/NAD(P)H-hydrate epimerase codes for MKILTAAEMGEADRASVTAGISMATLMQHAGESVARFVRSQYPQAQRVTVLCGTGNNGGDGFIAAKVLADAGVDVAVLLVGDEAKLKGEAADAYSLLDGRGVAVFAFEAEGLGALLSGADLLLDAVTGTGFKAPLRGDAVVLRELISGLKVPVVAVDLPTGWDADSVVETFPGAFRADAVVTFTAPKLAHVLGHLTPGVFGPVVVVGIGSPESAVVSQQRLVWAGASKRMTEKVRPINSNKGKFGRVLLIGGALGKAGAPSMSSLACLRTGAGLVTVAVPAVILPTVAAITPELMCAPLVHDAEGVLSLAALEIALKLAEKMDVLAVGPGISTEGEASEFVRRFVAETKQALVLDADGLNAFAGKTDLLRARGGALVLTPHPGEMATLLGVTVKEVEADRVNLARKFATEHGLTLVLKGWRTLVAHPDGTVAVNTSGNPSMAKGGSGDILTGIVAAMVAQHRENVAEAVNAAVYLHGLAGDFAAHAMDEHCVLATDTVAHLSAAFRYRSQDTDGFEWIAGLRK; via the coding sequence ATGAAGATTTTGACGGCAGCGGAGATGGGTGAGGCGGATCGCGCGAGCGTGACTGCGGGTATCTCGATGGCGACCCTGATGCAACATGCGGGCGAGTCGGTGGCGCGGTTTGTGCGATCGCAGTATCCGCAGGCGCAGAGGGTTACGGTGCTGTGCGGTACGGGCAACAACGGCGGCGATGGCTTTATTGCGGCCAAGGTGCTGGCCGATGCGGGCGTAGATGTTGCGGTGCTGCTGGTGGGCGATGAGGCGAAGCTGAAGGGCGAGGCCGCGGATGCTTACTCGCTGCTGGACGGCCGAGGCGTTGCGGTGTTTGCGTTCGAAGCGGAGGGGTTGGGTGCTCTACTCTCCGGTGCGGATCTATTGCTGGATGCGGTGACGGGGACGGGCTTCAAGGCTCCTCTGCGAGGCGATGCGGTTGTGTTGCGCGAGCTCATTTCGGGGTTGAAGGTGCCGGTGGTGGCGGTGGACCTGCCGACGGGATGGGATGCGGATTCGGTAGTGGAGACGTTTCCCGGAGCGTTTCGCGCGGATGCCGTAGTGACGTTTACCGCGCCGAAGCTGGCGCATGTTCTGGGGCATCTGACGCCGGGCGTGTTCGGGCCGGTGGTGGTGGTGGGAATTGGATCGCCGGAGTCTGCTGTGGTGTCGCAGCAGAGGCTGGTGTGGGCTGGAGCTTCGAAGCGAATGACGGAGAAGGTGCGGCCGATCAATTCGAACAAGGGCAAGTTTGGACGCGTGCTGCTTATCGGTGGAGCGCTGGGGAAGGCGGGTGCGCCTTCGATGAGTTCGCTGGCTTGCCTGCGTACAGGTGCGGGGCTGGTGACAGTGGCGGTGCCTGCCGTGATTCTTCCGACGGTAGCGGCGATCACACCGGAGTTGATGTGTGCTCCGCTGGTCCACGATGCGGAGGGGGTCTTGTCGCTTGCAGCGTTGGAGATCGCGTTGAAGCTGGCGGAGAAGATGGACGTGCTTGCCGTGGGGCCGGGGATTTCGACGGAGGGTGAGGCGAGCGAGTTTGTGCGGCGGTTTGTTGCGGAGACCAAGCAGGCTCTGGTGCTCGATGCGGACGGGTTGAATGCGTTCGCTGGGAAGACGGATCTGCTGCGCGCACGTGGGGGAGCTTTGGTACTGACACCGCATCCAGGCGAGATGGCAACGCTCCTCGGTGTGACGGTGAAAGAGGTCGAGGCGGACCGTGTGAACCTTGCCCGTAAGTTTGCGACGGAGCATGGGCTAACGCTGGTGCTGAAGGGATGGCGCACGCTGGTCGCGCATCCGGATGGGACTGTTGCGGTCAATACGAGCGGCAATCCTTCGATGGCGAAGGGTGGAAGCGGCGACATCCTTACGGGCATTGTTGCGGCGATGGTGGCGCAGCATCGCGAGAACGTTGCGGAGGCGGTGAATGCCGCGGTGTATCTGCATGGTCTTGCCGGAGATTTTGCGGCGCACGCGATGGATGAGCACTGCGTGCTGGCGACGGATACGGTGGCACATCTGAGTGCTGCGTTTCGGTATCGTTCGCAGGACACGGATGGATTTGAATGGATTGCGGGGTTGCGGAAGTGA
- the tsaE gene encoding tRNA (adenosine(37)-N6)-threonylcarbamoyltransferase complex ATPase subunit type 1 TsaE encodes MDCGVAEVIEKRLKTRSVNGTLALGQTIYELMLPAPRLVILRGELGAGKTTLVKGIAEAMGAALAEDVTSPTFTLVHEYKGKTKRLYHLDLYRLETERELLTLGLEEMESEPDALVLVEWGEKFPSLVARAGGEIAISPLEGDERSFLVRML; translated from the coding sequence ATGGATTGCGGGGTTGCGGAAGTGATTGAGAAACGATTGAAGACGCGCAGCGTGAATGGCACGCTGGCGTTGGGCCAGACGATCTATGAGTTGATGTTGCCTGCGCCGCGACTGGTGATTCTGCGCGGCGAGTTGGGCGCAGGCAAGACGACCCTGGTGAAGGGCATTGCCGAGGCGATGGGCGCGGCCCTGGCAGAGGATGTTACGAGCCCGACGTTCACGCTGGTGCATGAGTATAAGGGTAAGACGAAGCGGCTTTATCATCTCGATCTTTATCGGCTGGAGACGGAGCGGGAGTTGCTCACGCTCGGCCTGGAGGAGATGGAATCGGAGCCCGATGCGCTGGTGCTAGTGGAGTGGGGAGAGAAGTTTCCTTCGCTCGTGGCACGGGCGGGAGGCGAAATCGCGATCTCGCCTCTTGAGGGCGACGAGCGTTCCTTTTTGGTACGGATGCTCTGA